The DNA window ACGATGGTGGCGCCGTCGAGGGCTCTCGCTGTCCGGGACATCTCAGCCATCCCACTCGACCTCGAGCCCCAGCGGCATCCGGACAGTGACGTTGCGGGCGTATCCGCTCGGAGCACCGGTCGCCAGCCGGATCGAAGGGATTCGCGCGCTAAGTATCTCGAAAGAGATACGGGCCTCTGATCGCGCCAGGTTCGCGCCGAGGCAGTAATGAGCGCCACGGCCGAAAGCTAGGTTCGGCTTGTCGCGTTTCTTCGTGATATCGAACCGCTCTGAATCGTCGAACATGGCTTCGTCGTGGTTGGCGGAGCCGTTGACGATCGCGATACGCGCTCCGCGCGGAATCGGCACGCCACCGACCTCGACGTCGCGTGTGCTGCGCCGCCACAACTGCTTGATCGGCCCGTCGAAACGCAGCGACTCCTCGGCGACTGCTGCCGCCAGTCCCCGGTCCGCGCAGAGCATCTCCCACTGCTCCCGGTTCGACAACAGGTGGTAGAGCCCCATCGTCAACACCGTCGTCGTCGTCTCGTGCCCGGCGTTGACCAGCCCCATGACCTGGCCAACGAGGACAACGTCGTCGAGCACGTCGCCCTCGGCGGTAGGCGCCAGCATCGCCGAGATGAGGTCGTCTTGGGGGTCAGCCCGCTTCTGGTCGATGAGATTTGCAACGTATCGCTGAAACTCGACGTATCCGCGAGCCGCGCGGACGTGTTCGTCGAGCGAC is part of the Mycobacterium mantenii genome and encodes:
- a CDS encoding cytochrome P450, which translates into the protein MTGISTESPGKGCPVVDGYQPAADDQLVDPFSAWAVARRETPVFFAPALGAYVVTRYDDICAIVNDPQAFSSSDILKPLKPAPLAVTEILACGFDPSKLGAMIMLDPPEHDKIRRSLSARFTPKRITQLETEIGTAANNFIDHMQVAGTSADFVEAFAYPLPLRIICRLLGIPVEDSEQLHEWATFKLALQFGDMSLDEHVRAARGYVEFQRYVANLIDQKRADPQDDLISAMLAPTAEGDVLDDVVLVGQVMGLVNAGHETTTTVLTMGLYHLLSNREQWEMLCADRGLAAAVAEESLRFDGPIKQLWRRSTRDVEVGGVPIPRGARIAIVNGSANHDEAMFDDSERFDITKKRDKPNLAFGRGAHYCLGANLARSEARISFEILSARIPSIRLATGAPSGYARNVTVRMPLGLEVEWDG